The Phaenicophaeus curvirostris isolate KB17595 chromosome 27, BPBGC_Pcur_1.0, whole genome shotgun sequence genome has a segment encoding these proteins:
- the MTHFD2 gene encoding bifunctional methylenetetrahydrofolate dehydrogenase/cyclohydrolase, mitochondrial yields MATALCPLRVLGRAAPRSRRLHLGSARNEAVVISGRKLARQIRQEARHEVEQWVAAGNKRPHLSVVLVGENPASHSYVLNKTKAAADVGISSETILRPASVTEEELLDLISNLNNDANVDGLLVQLPLPEHIDERKICNAVSPDKDVDGFHVINVGRMCLDQYSMLPATPWGVWEIIKRTGIPTLGKNVVVAGRSKNVGMPIAMLLHTDGRHERPGGDATVTISHRYTPKEQLKQHTIRADIVVAAAGIPNLITADMIKEGAAVIDVGITRVQDPVTARSRLVGDVDFEGVKKKASYITPVPGGVGPMTVAMLMKNTIIAAKKLLKPKELKALTA; encoded by the exons ATGGCGACCGCGCTGTGCCCGCTGCGCGTTCTAGGCCGCGCcgccccgcggagccgccgcctgCACCTCGGGAGCGCCAG AAACGAGGCGGTTGTGATTTCTGGAAGGAAGCTGGCCCGGCAAATCAGACAGGAAGCCCGTCACGAGGTCGAGCAGTGGGTAGCAGCTGGAAACAAGAGACCTCACCTCAGCGTCGTTCTTGTCGGAGAAAATCCAGCGAGTCACTCCTATGTactgaacaaaaccaaagctgCTGCTGATGTCG GAATCAGCAGTGAAACCATCCTCAGGCCAGCCTCTGTTACTGAAGAAGAGCTACTGGATTTGATCAGCAATCTCAATAATGATGCCAATGTGGATGGGCTGTTGGTGCAGCTGCCGTTACCGG AACATATCGATGAGCGCAAGATATGCAACGCCGTGAGTCCTGACAAAGACGTCGATGGCTTTCACGTGATAAACGTGGGACGCATGTGCCTGGACCAGTACTCCATGCTGCCTGCTACTCCCTGGGGAGTGTGGGAGATCATCAAGAGGACCG GCATCCCAACGCTGGGGAAGAATGTCGTGGTGGCTGGCAGGTCAAAGAACGTGGGAATGCCCATTGCCATGTTGCTGCACACGGACGGCAGGCACGAGCGCCCCGGAG GCGATGCCACAGTCACCATATCCCACCGCTACACTcccaaggagcagctgaagcagcacACGATCCGCGCTGATATCGTGGTAGCAGCAGCAG GGATACCCAACCTGATCACGGCCGATATGATCAAAGAAGGAGCTGCGGTTATTGACGTGGGGATAACGAGAGTGCAGGATCCCGTCACCGCCAGATCGCGCCTGGTTGGGGATGTGGATTTTGAAG GGGTGAAGAAGAAAGCCAGCTACATCACTCCAGTCCCCGGAGGAGTCGGGCCCATGACAGTCGCCATGCTGATGAAAAACACCATCATCGCTGCCAAGAAGCTGTTGAAACCCAAAGAACTGAAAGCCTTAACCGCGTAA
- the BOLA3 gene encoding bolA-like protein 3, which translates to MAAAGLLGRGPLFLRCSSWRGFTSQTDGEARVTQLLREKFPRASAIKVVDISGGCGAMYEIHIESEEFRDKRPLQQHRMVNQALSEEIRTMHGLRIFTSTPKP; encoded by the exons ATGGCCGCGGCGGGGCTGCTGGGCCGGGGGCCG CTCTTCCTGCGCTGCAGCTCCTGGCGCGGCTTCACCTCGCAGACGGACGGGGAGGCGCGGGTGACGCAGCTGCTGCGGGAGAAATTCCCTCGCGCTTCCGCCATCAAAGTCGTGGATATTTCCG GGGGCTGCGGCGCCATGTACGAGATCCACATCGAGTCCGAGGAGTTCAGGGACAAGCGGCCGCTGCAGCAGCACCGCATGGTGAACcag GCTCTCAGCGAGGAGATCAGGACCATGCACGGGCTGCGCATCTTCACCTCCACCCCCAAGCCCTGA
- the MOB1A gene encoding MOB kinase activator 1A encodes MSFLFGSRSSKTFKPKKNIPEGSHQYELLKHAEATLGSGNLRQAVMLPEGEDLNEWIAVNTVDFFNQINMLYGTITEFCTEASCPVMSAGPRYEYHWADGTNIKKPIKCSAPKYIDYLMTWVQDQLDDETLFPSKIGVPFPKNFMSVAKTILKRLFRVYAHIYHQHFDSVMRLQEEAHLNTSFKHFIFFVQEFNLIDRRELAPLQELIEKLGSKDR; translated from the exons ATGAGCTTCCTCTT TGGGAGTCGATCTTCAAAAACATTCAAACCCAAGAAGAACATTCCCGAAGGCTCCCATCAGTATGAACTCTTGAAACATGCGGAAGCGACTCTGGGGAGTGGTAACCTTCGACAAGCGGTTATGTTGCCAGAGGGAGAAGACCTTAACGAGTGGATCGCAGTTAACA CGGTGGATTTCTTTAACCAAATCAACATGCTGTACGGGACCATCACGGAGTTCTGCACGGAGGCGAGTTGTCCGGTCATGTCCGCAGGACCAAG GTACGAGTACCACTGGGCGGATGGCACCAACATAAAGAAGCCAATCAAGTGCTCGGCTCCCAAATACATCGATTACTTGATGACATGGGTGCAGGACCAGCTGGATGATGAAACGCTCTTCCCTTCCAAGATCG GTGTCCCTTTTCCCAAGAACTTCATGTCGGTGGCCAAGACGATCCTGAAGCGGCTGTTCCGCGTGTACGCCCACATCTACCACCAGCACTTCGACTCCGTCAtgcggctgcaggaggaggcCCACCTCAACACCTCCTTCAAGCACTTTATCTTCTTCGTGCAG GAATTCAACTTGATCGACAGGCGGGAGCTGGCTCCCCTGCAGGAACTGATCGAGAAGCTGGGCTCCAAGGACAGATAA